One genomic region from Salvia hispanica cultivar TCC Black 2014 chromosome 2, UniMelb_Shisp_WGS_1.0, whole genome shotgun sequence encodes:
- the LOC125205299 gene encoding phosphoinositide phosphatase SAC2-like isoform X1, which yields MTLENEAKAPLNVEARFDDVSGGGGGKFQKFMLYETRSNFYMFGFERRKKYWKVLKISRSDQTELTVVEDSTLYSQDEQSELLQRIADGNKSTGGLKFVTTCYGIVGFIKFLGPYYMIIITKRKKIGTICGHAVYSVAKSEMIPVPYCSANSNMAYSKSENRYKKLLRNVDLTKDFFFSYSYHVMLSLQRNLSKHETGLSLYETMFVWNEFLTRGIRNQLRNSVWTVALVYGFFKQVKLSVSGHDFSLILIARRSRHYAGTRYLKRGVNEKGRVANDVETEQIVLEDVVGRPRQISSVVQNRGSIPLFWSQETSRLNIKPDIILSKKDDAYQATKLHFENLAKRYGNPIIILNLIKTREKKPRESILRAEFAHAIEVINKDLAHENRLKFLHWDLSKHSRNKAACVLAYLVKVAANALDLTGFFYCELPPVSSQLPCSSDCNDDCPDEDLFLMNEDGHDMNAEDGIGSDVNDCHVVKSPLFQKGVLRTNCIDCLDRTNVAQYVYGLVALGHQLHALGYINSPSIGLDSSLADDLMKIYEAMGDTLALQYGGSAAHNKIFSERRGQWKAATQSQEFLRTLQRFYSNAYMDAEKQDAINVFLGHFQPQQGKPALWELDSDQHYSIGKRGSEFAAENARSMIKRSFSDGNILCDNSANVEEKVLQMNSSQRPLAMEVQDCGVCLSESTPEFSTCETAITYSRYTPSMSRKQLFLDAQQEQALENESTYFVDRRDLINCSNFLDVDCLSSSGNSCEEETYERSLLIASPNVGMSSGEIKMESTPCHQSGSSLKGKELVSGNLECGSASSSVDLTGFSDSFVHWVINGNVLFP from the exons ATGACTTTGGAGAATGAAGCGAAGGCTCCTTTGAATGTGGAGGCGAGGTTTGATGACGttagcggcggcggcggtggcaaGTTTCAGAAATTCATGCTCTATGAAACTCGCTCG AACTTCTATATGTTTGGATttgagagaaggaaaaagtaCTGGAAAGTCTTGAAGATAAGCAGATCAGATCAAACCGAGCTTACTGTTGTTGAAGATTCGACACTGTACTCTCAGGATGAACAATCCGAGCTTCTGCAAAGAATTGCTGATGGAAACAAGTCTACGGGCGGGCTAAAATTTGTCACCACATGCTATGGAATTGTTG gattcataaaatttttgggACCTTATTACATGATCATTATCActaaaagaaagaagattgGCACAATTTGTGGTCATGCAGTATATTCCGTTGCCAAGAGCGAGATGATCCCAGTACCTTATTGTTCTGCCAACTCAAATATGGCTTATTCTAAAAGCGAGAACAG ATACAAGAAGCTCTTACGCAATGTGGATCTCACCAAGGACTTCTTTTTTAGCTACTCCTACCATGTTATGCTTAGTCTTCAAAGGAATCTAAGCAAGCATGAAACAGGATTATCCCTCTATGAGACAATGTTCGTCTGGAATGAATTCTTAACTCGTGGTATTCGAAATCAGCTGAGGAATTCTGTTTGGACAGTAGCATTGGTTTATGGATTCTTTAAACAG GTTAAGCTCTCAGTATCTGGCCACGATTTCAGTTTAATTCTTATTGCTAGACGATCGCGTCACTATGCTGGCACCAG ATACTTAAAACGTGGGGTTAATGAAAAGGGTCGTGTAGCAAATGATGTTGAGACCGAACAAATAGTGCTTGAGGATGTGGTTGGAAGACCAAGACAAATATCTTCTGTTGTGCAAAATCGGGGTTCAATACCACTCTTTTGGTCACAAGAAACTTCTAGATTGAATATTAAACCAGACATCATAT TATCGAAGAAGGATGATGCATATCAAGCCACTAAGCTTCATTTTGAGAATCTAGCTAAGAGATATGGCAATCCTATCATTATTCTAAACTTGATTAAG ACTCGTGAGAAGAAGCCACGGGAGTCTATTCTGCGTGCAGAGTTTGCTCATGCTATCGAAGTCATCAATAAAGATCTCGCGCATGAAAATCGCTTGAAGTTCCTTCATTGGGATTTGAGTAAACACTCTAGAAa CAAAGCGGCATGTGTGCTGGCATATTTAGTCAAAGTAGCAGCTAACGCGTTGGACTTAACTGGCTTCTTCTATTGTGAATTACCTCCAGTATCAAG CCAACTCCCCTGCAGTAGTGATTGCAATGATGATTGCCCCGATGAAGACCTTTTCCTTATGAATGAAGATGGGCATGATATGAATGCTGAAGATGGAATTGGCTCTGATGTGAATGATTGTCATGTTGTAAAGTCGCCCTTGTTTCAGAAAGGGGTATTAAGAACAAATTGCATAGATTGTTTGGACCGGACAAATGTTGCCCAATACGTGTATGGGCTTGTTGCTCTTGGTCATCAGTTGCATGCATTAGGGTATATCAATAGTCCTAGTATTGGTTTAGACTCCTCTTTGGCAGATGATTTAATGAAGATTTATGAAGCTATGGGCGACACTCTTGCTCTACAGTATGGTGGATCTGCAGCACACAATAAG ATCTTCTCGGAGAGAAGAGGTCAGTGGAAAGCAGCAACACAGTCCCAAGAGTTTTTGAGAACTCTTCAGCGTTTTTACAGTAATGCGTACATGGATGCTGAGAAACAAGACGCCATAAATGT GTTCTTAGGTCATTTTCAGCCACAGCAGGGTAAACCGGCTCTTTGGGAGCTTGATTCTGATCAACATTACAGTATTGGAAAGCGTGGCTCTGAATTTGCAGCAGAAAATGCTAG GTCAATGATCAAAAGATCGTTTTCTGATGGGAACATTCTCTGTGACAACTCAGCCAATGTTGAGGAGAAAGTCCTTCAGATGAATAGTTCTCAAAGGCCATTAGCTATGGAGGTTCAAGACTGTGGCGTGTGTCTTTCAGAATCGACTCCAGAATTTTCAACTTGTGAAACTGCTATAACTTATTCCCG GTATACTCCCTCGATGTCACGTAAACAGCTGTTCCTTGATGCGCAACAAGAGCAGGCTCTTGAAAACGAGAGTACATACTTTGTTGACCGCAGAGATCTAATCAACTGTTCAAACTTTCTTGATGTGGATTGCCTATCTTCATCCGGGAACTCCTGTGAAGAGGAAACTTATGAAAG ATCATTGCTAATTGCTTCCCCAAACGTTGGAATGTCTTCGggtgaaattaaaatggaatCAACCCCATGCCATCAATCTGGATCAAGCTTGAAG GGAAAGGAACTGGTCAGCGGAAACCTCGAATGTGGCTCTGCCAGCAGCTCAGTCGACCTCACCGGATTCTCTGACAGTTTCGTGCATTGGGTCATCAACGGCAACGTGCTCTTTCCTTAA
- the LOC125205299 gene encoding phosphoinositide phosphatase SAC2-like isoform X2, which produces MLSLQRNLSKHETGLSLYETMFVWNEFLTRGIRNQLRNSVWTVALVYGFFKQVKLSVSGHDFSLILIARRSRHYAGTRYLKRGVNEKGRVANDVETEQIVLEDVVGRPRQISSVVQNRGSIPLFWSQETSRLNIKPDIILSKKDDAYQATKLHFENLAKRYGNPIIILNLIKTREKKPRESILRAEFAHAIEVINKDLAHENRLKFLHWDLSKHSRNKAACVLAYLVKVAANALDLTGFFYCELPPVSSQLPCSSDCNDDCPDEDLFLMNEDGHDMNAEDGIGSDVNDCHVVKSPLFQKGVLRTNCIDCLDRTNVAQYVYGLVALGHQLHALGYINSPSIGLDSSLADDLMKIYEAMGDTLALQYGGSAAHNKIFSERRGQWKAATQSQEFLRTLQRFYSNAYMDAEKQDAINVFLGHFQPQQGKPALWELDSDQHYSIGKRGSEFAAENARSMIKRSFSDGNILCDNSANVEEKVLQMNSSQRPLAMEVQDCGVCLSESTPEFSTCETAITYSRYTPSMSRKQLFLDAQQEQALENESTYFVDRRDLINCSNFLDVDCLSSSGNSCEEETYERSLLIASPNVGMSSGEIKMESTPCHQSGSSLKGKELVSGNLECGSASSSVDLTGFSDSFVHWVINGNVLFP; this is translated from the exons ATGCTTAGTCTTCAAAGGAATCTAAGCAAGCATGAAACAGGATTATCCCTCTATGAGACAATGTTCGTCTGGAATGAATTCTTAACTCGTGGTATTCGAAATCAGCTGAGGAATTCTGTTTGGACAGTAGCATTGGTTTATGGATTCTTTAAACAG GTTAAGCTCTCAGTATCTGGCCACGATTTCAGTTTAATTCTTATTGCTAGACGATCGCGTCACTATGCTGGCACCAG ATACTTAAAACGTGGGGTTAATGAAAAGGGTCGTGTAGCAAATGATGTTGAGACCGAACAAATAGTGCTTGAGGATGTGGTTGGAAGACCAAGACAAATATCTTCTGTTGTGCAAAATCGGGGTTCAATACCACTCTTTTGGTCACAAGAAACTTCTAGATTGAATATTAAACCAGACATCATAT TATCGAAGAAGGATGATGCATATCAAGCCACTAAGCTTCATTTTGAGAATCTAGCTAAGAGATATGGCAATCCTATCATTATTCTAAACTTGATTAAG ACTCGTGAGAAGAAGCCACGGGAGTCTATTCTGCGTGCAGAGTTTGCTCATGCTATCGAAGTCATCAATAAAGATCTCGCGCATGAAAATCGCTTGAAGTTCCTTCATTGGGATTTGAGTAAACACTCTAGAAa CAAAGCGGCATGTGTGCTGGCATATTTAGTCAAAGTAGCAGCTAACGCGTTGGACTTAACTGGCTTCTTCTATTGTGAATTACCTCCAGTATCAAG CCAACTCCCCTGCAGTAGTGATTGCAATGATGATTGCCCCGATGAAGACCTTTTCCTTATGAATGAAGATGGGCATGATATGAATGCTGAAGATGGAATTGGCTCTGATGTGAATGATTGTCATGTTGTAAAGTCGCCCTTGTTTCAGAAAGGGGTATTAAGAACAAATTGCATAGATTGTTTGGACCGGACAAATGTTGCCCAATACGTGTATGGGCTTGTTGCTCTTGGTCATCAGTTGCATGCATTAGGGTATATCAATAGTCCTAGTATTGGTTTAGACTCCTCTTTGGCAGATGATTTAATGAAGATTTATGAAGCTATGGGCGACACTCTTGCTCTACAGTATGGTGGATCTGCAGCACACAATAAG ATCTTCTCGGAGAGAAGAGGTCAGTGGAAAGCAGCAACACAGTCCCAAGAGTTTTTGAGAACTCTTCAGCGTTTTTACAGTAATGCGTACATGGATGCTGAGAAACAAGACGCCATAAATGT GTTCTTAGGTCATTTTCAGCCACAGCAGGGTAAACCGGCTCTTTGGGAGCTTGATTCTGATCAACATTACAGTATTGGAAAGCGTGGCTCTGAATTTGCAGCAGAAAATGCTAG GTCAATGATCAAAAGATCGTTTTCTGATGGGAACATTCTCTGTGACAACTCAGCCAATGTTGAGGAGAAAGTCCTTCAGATGAATAGTTCTCAAAGGCCATTAGCTATGGAGGTTCAAGACTGTGGCGTGTGTCTTTCAGAATCGACTCCAGAATTTTCAACTTGTGAAACTGCTATAACTTATTCCCG GTATACTCCCTCGATGTCACGTAAACAGCTGTTCCTTGATGCGCAACAAGAGCAGGCTCTTGAAAACGAGAGTACATACTTTGTTGACCGCAGAGATCTAATCAACTGTTCAAACTTTCTTGATGTGGATTGCCTATCTTCATCCGGGAACTCCTGTGAAGAGGAAACTTATGAAAG ATCATTGCTAATTGCTTCCCCAAACGTTGGAATGTCTTCGggtgaaattaaaatggaatCAACCCCATGCCATCAATCTGGATCAAGCTTGAAG GGAAAGGAACTGGTCAGCGGAAACCTCGAATGTGGCTCTGCCAGCAGCTCAGTCGACCTCACCGGATTCTCTGACAGTTTCGTGCATTGGGTCATCAACGGCAACGTGCTCTTTCCTTAA